One Camelina sativa cultivar DH55 chromosome 3, Cs, whole genome shotgun sequence genomic window carries:
- the LOC104778644 gene encoding serine/threonine-protein kinase haspin homolog — MGEQVVPEMPHLSTRLEKWLISKKFNHACGPSSTLSKIFENSATRQEDSICDHQSSDSCALKTPEKSSASNTSVFRLIPSCDDIPAAEDVPVRKIKMESIDLEDELKQLSLTSDPISTHLDFDKSFIDLLSACGQMQPSNFMEALSKFCEPESIVKIGEGTYGEAFRTGSSVCKIVPIDGDLRVNGEVQKRADELHEEVILSWTLNQLREFETEAQNSCPAFIKTQDIKVCQGPYDPILIKAWEEWDNLHGSENDHPDFPEKQCYVMFVLEHGGKDLESFVLLNFDEARSLLVQVTAGLAVAEAAFEFEHRDLHWGNILLSRNNSCTLPFLLEGKQISIKTLGVQISIIDFTLSRINTGDGSQYCDIM; from the exons ATGGGTGAACAAGTTGTTCCTGAGATGCCACATCTATCCacaagattagaaaaatggCTCATCTCAAAGAAGTTTAACCATGCTTGTGGTCCTTCGAGCACACTCTCTAAGATATTTGAAAACTCTGCCACACGCCAGGAGGACTCAATATGTGATCATCAATCATCTGATTCATGTGCACTAAAAACCCCAGAAAAGTCTTCTGCTAGCAACACTTCAGTTTTCCGGCTCATTCCAAGCTGTGATGACATCCCAGCTGCTGAAGATGTGCCTGTTAGAAAAATCAAGATGGAATCAATTGACCTTGAAGATGAGCTGAAGCAACTATCTTTGACATCTGATCCCATCTCCACTCATCTAGATTTTGATAAGTCATTTATTGATCTATTGTCCGCATGTGGACAGATGCAACCATCAAACTTTATGGAAGCACTCTCTAAATTCTG TGAACCAGAAAGCATTGTCAAGATTGGTGAAGGTACGTATGGGGAGGCTTTTCGGACTGGTTCTAGTGTCTGTAAAATAGTTCCAATTGATGGAGACTTAAGGGTCAATGGGGAAGTACAGAAG AGAGCTGACGAACTACATGAGGAAGTGATACTCTCATGGACTCTTAATCAACTAAGAGAATTTGAGACTGAAGCTCAGAATTCGTGCCCAGCGTTCATAAAAACTCAAGA TATAAAAGTATGTCAAGGTCCCTATGACCCTATACTGATAAAAGCATGGGAAGAATGGGATAATTTACATGGCTCTGAGAATGATCACCCAGATTTCCCAGAAAAacaa TGTTATGTCATGTTTGTTCTGGAACATGGTGGCAAAGACCTTgaaagctttgttcttttgaACTTTGATGAAGCACGGAGCTTATTGGTTCAG GTCACGGCTGGCCTGGCTGTTGCTGAAGCTGCTTTTGAGTTCGAGCACAGGGACCTGCATTG GGGAAACATTCTTCTTAGTCGGAATAACTCGTGTACGCTGCCTTTTCTTCTCGAGGGGAAACAAATTTCTATCAAAACTTTGGGAGTACAGATATCCATAATTGACTTTACTCTTTCAAGAATCAATACAGGTGATGGTTCGCAATACTGCGATATAATGTAA